One window of the Rosa rugosa chromosome 3, drRosRugo1.1, whole genome shotgun sequence genome contains the following:
- the LOC133740595 gene encoding WAT1-related protein At5g47470-like, with product MAAAMPNLAPGSICVIACTVRLERAKLSCLYSKVKILGTLLCVVSAFTMSIMQSTTSAPATEIQYQAHSPDVIFDKQKIISCLYLLAAVFVLFSNVVLQVVEIVDRYEADCIPASSRSVKVIYIQTSGNKTCNRTLMESMVNIDLPMT from the exons ATGGCAGCAGCCATGCCTAATCTTGCTCCGGGAAGTATTTGTGTTATCGCTTGTACTGTTAG ATTGGAGAGAGCAAAACTTAGTTGCCTATACAGCAAAGTGAAGATTCTAGGCACATTGTTGTGTGTGGTAAGCGCTTTCACAATGAGCATAATGCAAAGCACCACTTCCGCCCCAGCAACAGAGATTCAATATCAAGCTCATTCTCCTGATGTAATCTTCGATAAGCAAAAGATTATCAGTTGCTTGTATCTCCTTGCTGCGGTGTTTGTTTTGTTCAGCAATGTTGTCTTGCAG GTTGTTGAAATTGTTGATCGATATGAAGCTGATTGCATACCAGCGTCCTCTAGAAGTGTTAAGGTCATATACATCCAGACCTCAGGAAATAAAACATGCAACAGAACTCTGATG GAATCCATGGTCAACATTGATCTACCAATGACATGA